The Tripterygium wilfordii isolate XIE 37 chromosome 23, ASM1340144v1, whole genome shotgun sequence genomic sequence TTTttctaatttcctttttttccttttgtggcCCTTGTAAGTTACAAGTCTCCTTTTTCATGTGCAGATGAATTTAAGCCCGGAGATGTTGGCCTTACTCCCAATATGCCATATTTTCGTCCAACCATTGGCCAGCGAACCCCAGAAATTACTTACTTGCACCTCTATAAATGTGACCAATTTTCGGTATGCAACTGTCATTCAAGGAAAATCTTTTATAAAGAATTACGCCAAATTCATATGCTATGTTGCTCTAATATTTCAATTCTTACAGATTGGAATCTTCTGCTTGCCGCCATCAGGCGTCCTGCCTCTCCATAATCACCCCGGAATGACGGTTTTCAGTAAGCTTCTGTTTGGGACACTGCACATCAAGTCGTTTGATTGGGTGGCTGATGCCCCTTGTGTATCAGATGTGATGAATTCTGAAGGTATATATGCCTTGCTTGCATTTGTTGTAGTGCGTTACATGTTGTGGAAATAAAGTTGTTTATTGAACTAAAAGACTTGTAGGAGAGGGATGTTACTATTTATTTGTCGAACTGTTAAATTTGCCTTGAATCATTTAGCATGATGTTAGATTGAACAGCACCGGGTAAAAGATGCAACCTTGGTAATTGGTAATTTTCCTTTGGGATGTGGTGCTTTGTTTGGCATTTTTGTGAAATCTCCCTCAACATTGTGAGTATTCTGTGTTACTGTAGACCTTGGAAAAACGTCCATCTCTTTTTGTTGTTTAGAGATTTTTTTAGAGCAAAAGTGATTAGACGATAGATCATTCGTACCATCTGGCTGTGtatcttcttctagcaaaaacatttcttttgcttttggatCATTTAATTCGAAAAGAAATAACCACTTCCATAATCTATTTCCCAATGCAGGAAAGAATCCCGACATCCGTCTGGCTAAGCTGAAGGTCGACTCTGACTTCATTGCTCCTTGCAACACCTCGATCCTTTATCCTTCTGATGGGGGCAACCTTCATTGTTTCACGGCAGTGACACAGTGTGCAGTGCTCGATGTTCTTGGCCCTCCATACTCCGATCCTGATGGACGACACTGCACCTACTACTACGACTTCCCTTACCCCAAGTTCTCAGTTAAAGCACTCTCAGTACCCGAAGGGGAGGAGGAAGGTTATGCGTGGCTTCAAGAGAGGGAGGAACCCGAGGATTTAGCTTTAGTTGCAGCACTGTACAGAGGACCACAGATTGTGGACAAATGAGCTCGACCATCTCCGCCATCCTCACCATACCATGCTCTCCGTCCGTCCATATCATGATCTTAGCGGCGCGCGACACAGTGGAagcttttgttttttggtttcatgtttttatgttcATCCGTTATTTATTCTGTGGGAACACAggcatttggtgcatttttCTTTAATATAGTGTCCGTACATAGGAGGAAACAGAGCCAAAGTGTTCTAggaatcaatgagaaattaagtgcttgtttttttttttgtcaggacCCTCATCTACACTATTGTCTTTCCCTTTTGATTCTCTTTTTCTTGATAATTTTAGACAACTAATATCAAGTTGTCATTGTTCAAGACCCGAAATTGTTGATGTTTTGAAGGATTAGCTTGTCCTGAGTTGGCATTTGGAACAACATCCAACGTTTAATTCCAAGTTTGTTGTTTGGGACATCCGTTCCAACACTTGTTGGGTGCTTTACGACAGGAATTCTTGATGTGGACTTGGTAGTATATTATGGTAGAGAAGGTGAGCTGATTATGTGAAATATTTGGCAATAGTCTAGTCTAGCTGCTTATTTCTCTAGACTTAAAGCGTAAATAATTGAATTCGATTATAAATTGatgcatttattttttaagtggTTTATGCTGAGCTTGACCCAATAACATGTCGAACATATTTACACGTATCAAATCCAACTTGAGTTTATACTTTGGTGGACTATCAAAATGGAATGCGTGCCTTCACTCCCACTTATCTACCAATAAAATAGTAACTCTGGCCTTGCAGTATTTCAtgttaaaacatatataagtgaacatgaaaaaaaaattataaaagaaaaaaaaaatcatctggCCAACCACTTGGTTGTCCAGTAAGTCTCTCAATTCTATTTATTTGTGTCATGCATGCATAAGCAATCTTATTGTGAACCTAATACCAATTCATCTAATACCAATTCAATTGTATTTGAATACACATAGTCAATACAAATTTATTACACCTAATTCGTTGTCTAAATTAGGGAGTAGATATATGACTAGTTAATAGGTACTTTAATACAACAACTTCTTTTAATAACGGAGATATGaacttaaatttaaattttctcACCTGATAACAATATAAATTGAATCAAAACCTAACACGTGACCCAAGGGTGTTGCTCCGAGATAGTCGGACTCAGACCCTCTAACCTGGCTAAATGTGCTACATGaggacaataatttttttttttgataaataagtataatagtgtatatatatatatatattatgtgtacTTTTTTCTATGTACTTGTCAATTGGTGAGCCAATCCATAAAGATATGGAACTCAAGAATCTAAgatatttgtaattttgtatgtATTGATAATCTAAATCATTGACCTATTTCGACGAAAGTAATCTCAACTTGGGCATAAAGTCTCACACTGCTAGCTTGGAAACAAAGACATAAAAAATTTGTCTGGTCTACGCTAAACCCCATGTGTGGGGCCCTTATCTGTATATatcagaatatatatatgtacgtttgtatttgtgtgtgtatatatatatatatagctagttGCTGGTTAATAGGGTCAACTTAAGCACAAGTCTGGCAGGGGGGTTAGTGGTCAATGTCTTTGCATATGAAATGACCTGTCGACTCTCGAAGGTTACGGCTAcaaattaatcaatcaatcaaggTTTTCCATTGACCTTCATTCAATACACTTTGTATCATAAAAGAAATTGACCGTGGAGTACTGTTTAACTATAATTtcactttttaattaattttcatatgGTGTAAATTTCCGAGCACTTGAAAATAATTACTCTCTTTAAATATTctctaaaataataatttcccAGTTGGAAAAATTTATCTCGAATCTCTCTCGAAAAGCCTACGATTCAAATTTGACGTGTCTCATTTTATATTTCAGTTTAATGAATTTAAGTTTTGTTGTTAAGATttgtatcccacatcggttagatgtAAGTCACCAATATATTTTATAAGTAAAGATGATCTAATCCCTGTCAATTTTATTAACAACAATAACTCGAAGAGTTATTTGTGTTGGATTTATGCGATACTCTCATGAGTGTCCTAGTTATATCATAATATAAGAGTGAAGACTT encodes the following:
- the LOC119992587 gene encoding plant cysteine oxidase 2-like: MGLEMKSNKRNKEHCQLTKDNNNNSNSFPNANATISANSSPRKSRRRNRKMSMTPVQRLFETCKGVFSSGGPGNVPSPEHIKKLQAVLDEFKPGDVGLTPNMPYFRPTIGQRTPEITYLHLYKCDQFSIGIFCLPPSGVLPLHNHPGMTVFSKLLFGTLHIKSFDWVADAPCVSDVMNSEGKNPDIRLAKLKVDSDFIAPCNTSILYPSDGGNLHCFTAVTQCAVLDVLGPPYSDPDGRHCTYYYDFPYPKFSVKALSVPEGEEEGYAWLQEREEPEDLALVAALYRGPQIVDK